GCGTGTAAATAGGTGGCGGGAGATTCAACTTTTCCGGTGACGCTGACTCCCGGACAGTCTGCTAGCTCTAAGACTTCTGGTGTGGGTCGAGCGCCCACAATCGTAAAGGTAGCATCCGGATAGCGCTGTTGCAATTGGGGCAGCACCTCTAGGCTAAAGAAGCGGGCTGCATCGATATTATGGGAGGCATCCATTGCACCCACAAAGGCTAAACTATGTCCGCCCGGATCGTTAGAACGATAGGGAAATAGCTGTAAATCGACGCCATTAGCAATCACTTGAACATCGGCTTCTGGGTTAAACCGTAGAAACTGGCGGCGATCGTCTTCGGTGGTGACAACGAGGGTGGTAAATTTGTCAGAATACCGCTTTTCGTAGCGTTCTAGCATCAAAGACAGGTAGAGGCGATCGCGCATTGGGTTAGGAGAAGCCCCCATCTCTAAATGATTGCGAGTCCAACCATAAACGGAACTATGGATATTGACTACCGTTCGCACCGATGAGCGAAACTCAGGACGGATATAAATCTCATTAACGCTATGCTCGCACGTGACGGCATTAAAGGCATTGGCTGCAATTTTGCCATCCACCCAGGCTTGAATTTCGGGCGAGTAACGGTACAAGACATTCGGCGGCGTTGCTTTGATCGCCGACTCGGTAAACCGTCCCACCTTATCCCAAACCCCACTCAATCCCCCTTGGGATTTTGGCTGTTCGGGTAACGCAAAGATAGCCAGTTCGCTAACCCACGAACGCAACTCTTCTACTTCTGAATCGGTGACATCCGCATGGCGTTGAGTCACTAAAGTGACTTGATGGCGCTGATGTAGATACTTCATTAAGTTAAACGTTCTGATCTCCGTTCCTCCACGGCTAGGTGGATAGGGAAACGTTGAAGATAGCATCAGAATATTCATAATTTGGCCGCGATTTATAGCTGTACCCGCAAAGTCTGGAACGGTAACGGTTGTCCTGTTTTTTTCAATTCAGCACGATCGCACTTTTCCCTCAGCACTTTGCGATACCATTCGGCTCCATCTTCTCCTACGCGCTATGGGCATAACAAGTGTTTACTTCTGACGTTCGGCTGAAGGTAAGGCGGGGCGAGGTTCGTAGGGCATGGGAATATACTGGACGCTAGGACGACCCCCTTGAGATTGGGGATAGAGATCCATCAGGTAATAAATCGATTTGGGTAAGCCTACGGTAATCGGTAAGCCCAGGGAGGTGGCTTCTTCAGCGGTGACGGGATAGTCGTGGGTGACTTTCCCGGTGGTCAGCATTTCAATAATGTTCTCGATGTCTTCGGGTTTGACTTTTTGTTCGGGGAAGTCATCTTCGAGTAAGGTTTTAACAAACCGCTTCACCTGTTGCATGGCTTTGCGGGCTAAATCTGCCATGATCAGGGTTTGGTCGTCGATTTCGCTAATCGGTTTTTCTTCTACCACTTTGAGAATGCTGGCTGCTGCCATGTTACCCAATTGCGGATCGACCGGGCCTAAAACGGCGTTTTCATCCATGACAATTTCATCGGCGGCTAGCGCTAACATGGTGCCACCACTCATGGCGTAGTGAGGAATAAAGACGGTAACTTTGGCGCGATGGCGAATTAAGGCCCTAGCAATTTGTTCGGTGGCTAATACCAGTCCCCCAGGGGTATGTAGAATCAGGTCAATGGGGACATCTGGGGGCGTCAGGCGAATGGCGCGTAAGACTTGCTCGGAATCTTCGATGCTAATGTAGCGCGATAGGGGAATTCCTAAAAAGCTAATGGATTCTTGGCGGTGAATCAAGAGGATGGTGCGGCTTTTGCGTTGCTGTTCAAACTCTCGGATTGCTTGTACGCGGCGCATTTCTGTCCGGCGTTTTTGCAAGGCGGGTTGAACGGAGGAAATCAGCAGAATAATCCAAAAGATATCAAAAAAATTAAAGTTCATTACTATGGGTTCGCTCTAGGTTGCCTTTCATTGTTTCACCTCCCTTGAAGGGGTGCCAATCTCTCTGAAGGCTAAAAACGTTACTGTACTTTGCAAACATCGGTTCGCCGAATAGCGGTAAGATGGCGATCGCATTTTTTACCGTTCCCCGACTATGAGCCAATCTGTAACGCTACAAGTCCCTGCCACAACAGCGAACCTCGGCCCCGGTTTTGATTGTATTGGGGCTGCCCTGACGCTGTATAACACTTGCCAGTTCTCGCGCTTAGACGCAGGCGAGTTGGAAATTACCGTTAGTGGGGTGGATGCCGAACGGGTTAGCACGGATCAAAGTAATTTACTTTACCAAGCGTTTGCTAAGTTTTACGAACAGTTGGGCCAGGTTCCGCCTCCGGTTCGGATTCAGATTGAGTTAGGCGTTCCCCTCGCTAGGGGGTTGGGGAGTTCGGCGACGGCAATTGTCGGCGGCTTGGTGGGGGCGAACTGGCTGGCGGGTCAGCCGTTAAGCACAACTGAAGTTATGGAGATAGCGATCGCAATCGAAGGCCATCCTGATAATGTGGTACCGGCTTTACTGGGGGGCTGTCGTTTGGCCGCCAGTCGGGGCAGCGCTTGGGAGATTTGCGAGGTACCCTGGCATTCTGAGATTGTTCCGGTGGTTGCGATTCCCAATTTTGAGCTATCTACGGCCGAAGCAAGGCGCGTTCTACCCGCGCAATATAGCCGCGCCGATGCCATTTTCAATACCGCCCATTTCGGTTTGCTCGTCCGCGCCCTAGAAACCGGAAACCCGCAGTGGCTGCAAGCTGCCCTTCAAGACCGCATTCACCAACCCTATCGCCAAACCCTGATTTCGGGGTTTGATGCCGTTCGAGAAGCGGCTTTGCAGGCTGGGGCCTACGAATTGGTCATTAGCGGTGCGGGCCCGACGCTACTCGCCCTAACCTCCCCCCAACAGTCGGCTAGCGTTTGCCAAGCCATGAGCCAAGCTTGGCAGCAACAAGGCATTTCTACCCAGGCGATCGCTCTGGCGATAGATGCCGATGGCACAAAAACCATTGATTGAGCAAGCACTCAACCATTTGTAATACTTATACATATTTTTTGAAAAGTTCAAACGCTTGTCAGATGAGGCATTCACGGTTTTTAATCGGGGATGCCTCTCAAATTTGCGCGGAACTACTATTTTCAAAACTTAATCTAAGTTCATACAATGAAGAAGTAACCAATGAGTATATTTTCTTAGTGATGGCTACTGCATCATTTCCCTGGTTAACGACAATTCTGTTGCTGCCTCTGGTGGCTTCCCTAGCCATTCCTTTTATTCCGGGTAAAGATGGCAAAGCAGTCCGCTGGTATGCGTTGGGTGTGGGTCTCCTTGACCTCCTGCTAACGGTCTACGCCTTTTGGCAGAACTACGATTTACAAAACTCTACATTTCAACTGAGCGAACGTTACGCTTGGGTTCCGCAAATCGGCTTGAACTGGTCCCTCGCGGTTGATGGTTTATCGATGCCCCTGATTCTATTAACGGGCTTAGTGACCACATTGGCGATCGCTGCCGGTTGGAACATCGAGCGCAAACCGCGCCTATTTTACTTTCTGATGCTGGCAATGTACAGCGCCCAAATCGGCGTATTTGCCGCCCAAGACTTACTTTTATTCTTCTTCATGTGGGAACTGGAACTCGTTCCGGTGTACCTCCTCATCTCCATTTGGGGCGGACAGAATCGCTTGTACGCAGCCACTAAATTTATCCTTTACACCGCATTAGGCTCAATCTTTATCCTGGTTGCAGGCTTGGCGATGGCCTTCTATGGCGATACCGTCACCTTCGACATCAGCGAACTTGCTCAAAAACACTATCCTTTCCTCCTAGAACTCCTCGCCTACGCCGGCTTCCTAATTGCCTTCGGCGTCAAACTCCCGATTTTCCCACTACACACCTGGCTTCCCGATGCCCATAGCGAAGCCCCCGCCCCCGCTTCCATGATTTTGGCTGGCGTTCTGTTAAAAATGGGCGGTTATGGGTTAATTCGCTTCAACATCGAAACCTTACCCGACGCTCACGTCTACTTCGCGCCCGTTCTCGTTATCCTGGGTGTCGTTAACATCGTCTACGGTGCCTTAACCGCCTTTGCCCAAGGCAACCTCAAGCGCCGCCTCGCCTGTTCTTCCATCTCCCACATGGGATTTGTGTTAATTGGAATTGCCTCGTTTACCGAATTGGGCTTAAACGGTGCAGTGCTGCAAATGATTTCCCACGGCTTAATTGCTGCTGCCTTATTCTTCCTCTCCGGCGTCACCTACGAACGGACTCACACCTTAGTGATGGAGAAAATGGGCGGAATGGCAAAATCCATGCCCAAAATCTTCGCTCTATTCACCGCCGGTTCAATGGCTTCTCTGGC
This window of the Desertifilum tharense IPPAS B-1220 genome carries:
- a CDS encoding glycosyltransferase family 4 protein — translated: MNILMLSSTFPYPPSRGGTEIRTFNLMKYLHQRHQVTLVTQRHADVTDSEVEELRSWVSELAIFALPEQPKSQGGLSGVWDKVGRFTESAIKATPPNVLYRYSPEIQAWVDGKIAANAFNAVTCEHSVNEIYIRPEFRSSVRTVVNIHSSVYGWTRNHLEMGASPNPMRDRLYLSLMLERYEKRYSDKFTTLVVTTEDDRRQFLRFNPEADVQVIANGVDLQLFPYRSNDPGGHSLAFVGAMDASHNIDAARFFSLEVLPQLQQRYPDATFTIVGARPTPEVLELADCPGVSVTGKVESPATYLHASTVCVVPLRAGYGIKNKTLEAMACGTPVVGSDRALEGLEVDGADIPVRALRANRIEDYVVTISRLFEDTALRKRLSRNGRQYIEEEYTWERAGMRYEQVLSEC
- the thrB gene encoding homoserine kinase produces the protein MSQSVTLQVPATTANLGPGFDCIGAALTLYNTCQFSRLDAGELEITVSGVDAERVSTDQSNLLYQAFAKFYEQLGQVPPPVRIQIELGVPLARGLGSSATAIVGGLVGANWLAGQPLSTTEVMEIAIAIEGHPDNVVPALLGGCRLAASRGSAWEICEVPWHSEIVPVVAIPNFELSTAEARRVLPAQYSRADAIFNTAHFGLLVRALETGNPQWLQAALQDRIHQPYRQTLISGFDAVREAALQAGAYELVISGAGPTLLALTSPQQSASVCQAMSQAWQQQGISTQAIALAIDADGTKTID
- a CDS encoding NAD(P)H-quinone oxidoreductase subunit 4, translated to MATASFPWLTTILLLPLVASLAIPFIPGKDGKAVRWYALGVGLLDLLLTVYAFWQNYDLQNSTFQLSERYAWVPQIGLNWSLAVDGLSMPLILLTGLVTTLAIAAGWNIERKPRLFYFLMLAMYSAQIGVFAAQDLLLFFFMWELELVPVYLLISIWGGQNRLYAATKFILYTALGSIFILVAGLAMAFYGDTVTFDISELAQKHYPFLLELLAYAGFLIAFGVKLPIFPLHTWLPDAHSEAPAPASMILAGVLLKMGGYGLIRFNIETLPDAHVYFAPVLVILGVVNIVYGALTAFAQGNLKRRLACSSISHMGFVLIGIASFTELGLNGAVLQMISHGLIAAALFFLSGVTYERTHTLVMEKMGGMAKSMPKIFALFTAGSMASLALPGMSGFVGEITVFLGVTTSDVYSSSFKVVVVFLSAVGLILTPIYLLSMLREVFYGKESEQAIVDGWMDAKPREIAIAACLLLPIIGIGLYPKIATQTYDVKTVAVASQTREAFSTVAQERGVLRASAMTRMFSGGFVAPTIPGTETNSLFSVIDPISNPRT